The genomic interval GGTGCCCGCACCGCTTCTCCTGGCCGACCCGGCTGTCGGGTTCCACGTGCCAGCACCGCGGCGTGCCCGTCCGGGCGAGCAGCAGGCGGAGGTAGTCGTAGATCTCGGTCGTGGTGGCGACCGTCGACCGCGGGTTGTGCGAGCTGCCCCGCTGCTCGATCGCGATCGTCGGCGGGAGGCCCTCGATTGACTCGACGTCGGGCTTCTGCATCTGGTCGAGGAACTGCCGCGCGTACGCCGACAGCGACTCCATGTACTTCCGCTGGCCCTCGGCGTAGACGGTGTCGAAGGCGAGCGTGGACTTGCCCGATCCGGACAAACCCGTCATGACCGTCAAGCGGTCGCGGGGGATGTCGAGGTCGACGCTCTTGAGGTTGTGGGCGCGCGCACCGCGGACCCGGATGAATGCATCGCTGGCCATGGCCGCGAGCGTAGGAGCGGCGGGAGCGGGGTCCCGCCGCGGACCGCGGGCGTTTCCGGCCCGAGCGTGCCGCGGTCCGCGGCTACTCCGGAGCGCCGTAGTGGAACGGCGGCTCGACGTAGATGAGGTGCGGCTCGGCCATGCCCGCGTCCTCCTTCTCCCGCGGGTTCAGGGCGACGATGCCGGCGACCGCGACCACCAGCAGCACCACGACCTCGGCCCAGCCCAGCAGCGTGGCGCGGGTGACGGGCATCGCGCCCGCCTGCGTCGTGCCGCGGCGGCGGGGCGTCAGCATCGCCTCGCGGTACTGGTAGATGCCCACCAGCGGCAGCGCGATCCCCACGGCCACCAGCAGCGGCGGCACGAGGGTCGCCACGCCGTACATGACGAGGTTGAAGACCGTCACCGGGACGCTGACCCCGACGCTGTGCCCGGAGAGGTCCTCCCCCAGCAGCGAGACGACCGGCTCGGTGCACACCGACGCGGCCACGGCCGCCCCCACCAGCACCGCGCCGAGCACCATCCGGCCGCGGAAGCGCAGCCACTCCCGGCGGGCTGCGTCGGGTCGGCGTGGCGCGTGAGGATCGAACACGGGGGCTTCGGTCGCGTGGGAGGACGGGAGGGTTCCCGGGCCGGGACCGAAACCTAAACGCTGTCGCCGCCGACGCCAACCGGGGGATTGGACCGCGGCGCCTAGGCCTCCACGGCGTGCAGCACCGAGCCGCGGGGGAGGCCGCCGCCGCGCCGGAACCCCGCCAGCGGGATCACGCCGCGGCCCGGCACCTGCACCTCGAGCAGGCGGACGATCCCGCCCGCCGCGGCCACCCGGCCCTCCTCGTCGACGGTCCCGGCCGCCGGCGGCTCCCCGTCCACCCGGTCGCCTCCCGGTTCTGCCCGCCGCAGCAGCAGGAAGCCGGCTTCTTCGCCGGCGGGCCCGCGGACCGCGACGCGGCACCCCGGCCAGGGGTTCAAGCCGTTGATCCGTGCGGCCACCGCGGCGGGCGGGGCGTCGAAGGCGGTCGTTCCGTCGGCCTTCCGCAGCTTCGCCGCGTGGGTCGCGGCCGACGCGTCCTGTTCCCAGGGGGCCAGCGTCCCGTCCTCCAGGCGGGCGAGCACGGCCAGAACCGCGGCCGGGCCCAGGGCCGCGAGGCGGTCGTGCACCTCGCCGGCGGTCTCGTGGGGCTGCACCGCCAGCTCGGCCTGCTCGTAGACGGCGCCCGCGTCCATCCGCTCCGCCAGCGCGATCACGCTCACGCCGGTCACCGCCTCGCCCGCCATCACCGAGCGCTGCACCGGCGCCGCCCCCCGCCAAGCGGGCAGCAGCGAGCCGTGCAGGTTGACGGACAGACGCCCCATGGCGGCGAGCAGCGGCGGCCCGAGCTTCTGGCCGAAGGCGATGACGACCGAGGCGTCGACGCCGGCGTCGGCCGCGCGAGCCACGAACGCGGGATCGTTGACGTTCTCGCTCCGCCACGGCTCGACCCCGGCCTCCCGGGCCCAGGCGACGGCGGGGGCGGGCGTCAGCACCCGCTTGCGGCCGGCCGGCCGGTCCGGCGGGCCCGCCAGCGCGACCACCTCGTGCGCGGCGTGCAGCGCCGCGAAGGTGGGCACGCCGAAGGCGCCGGAGCCGAACAGGAGCAGCCGCATGCGCGGAGGCTACCCCCGGCCTCACCCGGCCGCGGCGGCGGAGCGGGCGGTGTCGAGCGCGGCCCGGAGGCCCGGCAGCCGCCCGTCACGCGGGTCGATCCGCTCGAGCACGACCAGGGTGGCCGCCGCCTGCTCCGGATCGCCGGCGGCGAGGTACCAGCGGGTGGCCTCCGCGGCGGCCAGGGCGTTGGCCGGGTCGAGCGCCAGCCAGCGCTCGTGGTAGTTGGCGGCCGCGCCGGGCTCGCCGGCGGCGGCGAGCGCCTCGGCGTGGAGCGCCATGACCGCGGGGGAGTAGAAGTCGTCGGGGTCGGGCAGCCGCAGCACGCGGGCGGCGTCGAGCGGGCGGGCGTCGACGAGGAGGAGCCGCGCCAGCGAGAGCGCGTAGGCGCGGGCCTCGGGACCCCCGGTTTCCGCCGTCAGGCCGACGGCCCGATCGAGGGCGGCGCGGGCGCCCGCGTCGTCGCCGGCCTCCGCCCGCAGATGGCCGAGCAGCCCCCAGGCGGTGGCCAGCCCCGCGTCCAGCCGGGTCGCTTTCTCCGCGAGCGTGGCGGCGACGTCGCCGCGGCCGAGCCGCCGGGCGGCGTGAGCCAGGCGGAGGGTGGCGCGGGCGTCGCGCGGGGCCAGCCGCGTGGCGGAGGCGAAGTGTGCTTCGGCCTCCTCCAGCCGCCCGACCTGCTCCGCCGCCCCGCCGGCGAGCAGGTGCAGCTCGGCGTCGGCGGCGTCGGCGCCCCCGGCCGACCGCAGCTCCAGCGACCGGGCGAGCGCCGCGTGGGCCGCCTCGCCCCGTCCCGCGAGGAGCCGGACCTGCCCGAGCAGCGTCCAGCCGGCCGCGAGGTCGGGCCGCTCGGCCACCAACGCTTCGAGGTCGGCGGCCAGCGGCCGCACGTCGCGGCCGTTCTGCACGCCGGCCCGCATCCGCTCGCCCAGCTCCGCCGCCCGCGCCTGCGCCGCCTCCAGGCTCAGCGGCTCCGCCGGCCGCAGCCCGCCCAGAAGGACCCACGCCGCCACGAGCGCCACCAGCGACGCGAGCACGACGCCGACCGCGCCGACCGCTGCCCGGCGACCTCCCCCCCGCTCTTCACCAGTCCGCTCGCTGTGCATCCCCCGAACGTACCGGCTCTACCCTCGCGACCGCCTTGTTCGAGCTGACCCGAACCCTCCGCTTCTGCCCCTCGGGCGACCCCGGGGCCCCGCGGGACAACGCCCACGCCGCGTGGCCGCCGCCGCGTGGGCTCGCGGGCGTCCTGAGCCTCGATCTCACCATCGCCGGCCGGCCCGACCCCGGCACCGGCGTGCTGCTGAACGTCAAGGACCTCGACGCCGCCTTCGCCGCCGCGGCGCTGCCGCGCTTCCGCGCCGCCGCGGGAGCGGAGCCCGCCGGCCTGCTGCGGGGCGTGGCGCAGGCGCTGGCGCCGACGCTGCCCTTCCCGCTCCTGCGGTTGCGGCTCTCCGCCTCCGCGTCCGCCTCCACCGAGCTCCGACCCGCCGACATGTCCCGCGTCATCCTCCGCCAGCGATTCTCCTTCTCCGCCGCCCACCGGCTGCAAGCCGACGCCCTGAGCGAAGAGGAGAACCGGACGCTCTTCGGCAAGTGCAACCGTCCGAGCTTCCACGGCCACAACTACGAGCTGGAGGTCGCGGCCGCCGCCGCAATCGCCCCCGATGGACGCTCGCTGGAGCCCGCCGCGCTCGACGCCGCCGTCCGGACCCGCGTGATCGACACGCTCGACCACCGCAACCTCAACACCGACGTCGCCGCCTTCGCCACCCGCAATCCGACCGTCGAGCACATCGCCCAGACGTGCTGGGACCTGCTCGCCGGCGGTCTGCCCGAGGGGGCCGAGCTCCAGGAGGTGGTCGTCTGGGAGACCGACCGGACCAGCTGCGCCTACCGCGGCGGCTAGAGCGGCTTTACGGTGGGCCGATGCGCCCCGCTTCCCTGCTCGCCGTTGCGGCCGACACCACCTCCGGGGCGGACTTCGACGAGCAGAAGGCCGTCGTCGCCGCCGCCGCCGGCCTCGTGCTCATCCTGCTGCTGCTGCTGATCGCGCTGGTCATGGTCACGCTGCTGTGGCGACGCACCGGCAAGCGGGGCAACGGTCTGGAGCGTGACCTCTCGGCGCTGCGGGCGAAGGTGGACAGCCTCGAGGACCTCTGGGCCGAGGCCGGAACGCGCTACGGGACGGGCGCCTCGACCTCGAAGCGACCGCGGGGCGGGGACGGCCCGCCGCCGGGGGGCCGGAGCCTCGACGCCGGCGGCGACGACGACGGCCCGCCGCCGCCGGGGTTCTGACGCGCCAAGCCCGAGCGGGCCGGTAGTTTGCTTCCATGAGCCTCTCCATCGCTGTGATCGCCGGTGACGGCATCGGTCCCGAAGTCGTCGATGCCGCGTTGGAGGTGCTCGACGCAACCGGGCTGGCCACCGAGCGGGAAGCGTTCCCCTTCTCCGCCGCCCACTACCTCCAGACCGGGGCGGTTCTCACCGACGCCGACGTCCGGCGTCTCCGCCGCTTCGACGCGATCCTGCTCGGCGCCGTGGGCGGGCAGCCCAACGACCCGCGGCTCGCGGGCGGCGTCATCGAGAAGGGGATCCTGCTGAAGCTCCGCTTCGACCTGGACCAGTACGTCAACTACCGGCCGGTCAAGCTCTACCCCGGCATCGACACGCCGCTGCGGGGACGCGGGCCGGAGGACATCGACTTCGTCTGCATCCGCGAGAACACCGAGGGCCTCTACGCCGGCATGGGCGGCGCCGCCCGCGTGGGCACGCCGCAGGAGGTCAGCACGCAGACCATGCTGACGACCGCCTTCGGCGTCGAGCGTTGCGTGCGGTACGCCTTCGGCGTCGCGCAGCACCGGGAACGCGCGCACCTCACGCTGATCCACAAGACCAACGTCCTGACGCACGCCGGCGCGACCTGGAAGCGCGTCTTCGACGGCGTCGCCGCGGAGTTCCCGCAGGTCGAGACCGGCTACCACCACGTCGACGCCTGCTGCATGCACATGGTCGCGAACCCCGGCCAGTACGACGTGCTCGTGGTGCCCAACATGTTCGGCGACATCATCACCGACCTGGGCGCCGCCATCGCCGGCGGCATGGGCATCGCCGCCAGCGGCAACCTCAACCCCGACGGCACCGCCCCGTCGATGTTCGAGCCCGTCCACGGATCCGCTCCCGACATCGCCGGTCAGAACCTTGCCAACCCCATCGCCGCCATCGACTCGCTCGGGCTCCTGCTCCGCGAGACCGGCCGCATCAAGGGCGACGGCGAAGCGGTGGAGGCCGGCGACCGCGTGGGCGAAGCCGTGCGGGCGGTGACGCCGCGCTTCGCCGGCAAGGGGCTCGACCGCAGCGGCTACGGCACGGACGAGGTGACCGCGATGGTCATCGCGGCCCTCGCCTGAAGCGTCCTCCCGCCGGGCGGAACCCGGCGGGGCCCCGGCTCCGTACACCTCTACCTCCCGGCGTGGCGGAACCCCGCTGCGCCCCGCCCGCTTCGACCCACCGCCCCCTCCCCCGGAGACCCTCATGCGCCTCGCTCCTTCCACCCTCGCCCTCCTCGCCGCCGCCCTCCTCGCCGGCCCCGCCGCCGCCCAGGAAGCCCCCGCGGCGGAGGCGCCCGCGGCCGACGCCCCCGCGACCGGGGCGGCCCCCCTCCCCGAGCGCCTCCAGGCCGCCGGTGCGGAGCTGCGGCAGGTGCTCGCCTCCCCCGACGCGGTGCTCGATCCGGAACAGCGCGAGGCCAATCGGGACCGGGTGGTGCCGGCGATCTTGAAGATGCGCGGCCTGCTCAGCGAGGGCATCGAGGCCGGCATGGTGCCGCCCGCCGCCACCGGCGAGTTCGACATGATGCTCGCCCTCTACGAGCATGAGGAGACGGTGGAGCGGCTGGAGGCCGAAGCGGAAGCCGAAGGCCCCGCGGCCGACGGCGCCTTCGGCTCGCTCGTCGCGGCCGACGCCCTGGCCGCCACCGACGACGCCGGTCGCGACGCCGCGGTCGGGCGCTTCGCCGACCGGGCCGCCGAGCGGCCCGACAGCGAGGCGCTGGTCGGCGTCGGCGGCATGCTCATGAGCCTGCCGGGGATGGGTGAGGCCCAGCGTGAGCGGGTGATGGCGGTGCTGGACGAGACGCTCACCAGCGAGGGCGCCGCCCGCGTGGTGGCCGGGATGAAGGCGGAGTCCGAGGCCGAGGGCAAGCTCGACGCGCTCGTCGGCCAGCCGCTGGTGCTCGCGGGAACGACCGCCGACGGCGGCACGGTCTCCACCGCCGACTGGAAGGGCAAAGTCGTGCTGGTCGACTTCTGGGCCACCTGGTGCGGGCCGTGCATCGCCGAGCTGCCGAAGGTGAAGAAGGCCTACGCCGACTACAAGGACCAGGGCCTGGAGGTGCTGGGCGTCAGCTGCGACGCCTCCGCCGAGGACGTCACCTCCTTCGTCGCCGACCAGGACGGGATGCCGTGGCCGAACCTCTTCGAAGAGGGCCAGGACGGCTGGCACCCGCTCGCCACCGAGCTCGGCGTGCGGGCGATCCCGACCATGTTCCTCATCGACCGGGCCGGGATCGTCCGCAGCGTGACCGCGCGGGAGGATTACAAGGAGCTGATCCCGGTGCTGCTCGCCGAGGAAGCGCCGTCGATGTGAGCGGCGAGGCGGCCGCCCCGGGCCGCCGACCCCAGGAGCCGAGGAGCCGCGACGCCGCGGACCGCCGGCCGGCCGAGCCCCCCCGCCCCGCGGTCCGCGGCGCGGGCGCAGAACCCGCACGCGCCGCCGGCGTATTGTCGACAATCAACCGGCCCCGCACCCGGGCGTCGGCCGATTCGCCGCTCCCCTCCCCAGGCCGCTCATGCCCACGCTCCCCCGCCTCCCTCACGCCGTGCTCGCCGGGCTCCTGCTCTGCCCCG from Phycisphaera mikurensis NBRC 102666 carries:
- a CDS encoding methionyl-tRNA formyltransferase; this encodes MRLLLFGSGAFGVPTFAALHAAHEVVALAGPPDRPAGRKRVLTPAPAVAWAREAGVEPWRSENVNDPAFVARAADAGVDASVVIAFGQKLGPPLLAAMGRLSVNLHGSLLPAWRGAAPVQRSVMAGEAVTGVSVIALAERMDAGAVYEQAELAVQPHETAGEVHDRLAALGPAAVLAVLARLEDGTLAPWEQDASAATHAAKLRKADGTTAFDAPPAAVAARINGLNPWPGCRVAVRGPAGEEAGFLLLRRAEPGGDRVDGEPPAAGTVDEEGRVAAAGGIVRLLEVQVPGRGVIPLAGFRRGGGLPRGSVLHAVEA
- a CDS encoding tetratricopeptide repeat protein, with protein sequence MHSERTGEERGGGRRAAVGAVGVVLASLVALVAAWVLLGGLRPAEPLSLEAAQARAAELGERMRAGVQNGRDVRPLAADLEALVAERPDLAAGWTLLGQVRLLAGRGEAAHAALARSLELRSAGGADAADAELHLLAGGAAEQVGRLEEAEAHFASATRLAPRDARATLRLAHAARRLGRGDVAATLAEKATRLDAGLATAWGLLGHLRAEAGDDAGARAALDRAVGLTAETGGPEARAYALSLARLLLVDARPLDAARVLRLPDPDDFYSPAVMALHAEALAAAGEPGAAANYHERWLALDPANALAAAEATRWYLAAGDPEQAAATLVVLERIDPRDGRLPGLRAALDTARSAAAAG
- a CDS encoding 6-carboxytetrahydropterin synthase; the encoded protein is MFELTRTLRFCPSGDPGAPRDNAHAAWPPPRGLAGVLSLDLTIAGRPDPGTGVLLNVKDLDAAFAAAALPRFRAAAGAEPAGLLRGVAQALAPTLPFPLLRLRLSASASASTELRPADMSRVILRQRFSFSAAHRLQADALSEEENRTLFGKCNRPSFHGHNYELEVAAAAAIAPDGRSLEPAALDAAVRTRVIDTLDHRNLNTDVAAFATRNPTVEHIAQTCWDLLAGGLPEGAELQEVVVWETDRTSCAYRGG
- a CDS encoding 3-isopropylmalate dehydrogenase yields the protein MSLSIAVIAGDGIGPEVVDAALEVLDATGLATEREAFPFSAAHYLQTGAVLTDADVRRLRRFDAILLGAVGGQPNDPRLAGGVIEKGILLKLRFDLDQYVNYRPVKLYPGIDTPLRGRGPEDIDFVCIRENTEGLYAGMGGAARVGTPQEVSTQTMLTTAFGVERCVRYAFGVAQHRERAHLTLIHKTNVLTHAGATWKRVFDGVAAEFPQVETGYHHVDACCMHMVANPGQYDVLVVPNMFGDIITDLGAAIAGGMGIAASGNLNPDGTAPSMFEPVHGSAPDIAGQNLANPIAAIDSLGLLLRETGRIKGDGEAVEAGDRVGEAVRAVTPRFAGKGLDRSGYGTDEVTAMVIAALA
- a CDS encoding TlpA family protein disulfide reductase — its product is MRLAPSTLALLAAALLAGPAAAQEAPAAEAPAADAPATGAAPLPERLQAAGAELRQVLASPDAVLDPEQREANRDRVVPAILKMRGLLSEGIEAGMVPPAATGEFDMMLALYEHEETVERLEAEAEAEGPAADGAFGSLVAADALAATDDAGRDAAVGRFADRAAERPDSEALVGVGGMLMSLPGMGEAQRERVMAVLDETLTSEGAARVVAGMKAESEAEGKLDALVGQPLVLAGTTADGGTVSTADWKGKVVLVDFWATWCGPCIAELPKVKKAYADYKDQGLEVLGVSCDASAEDVTSFVADQDGMPWPNLFEEGQDGWHPLATELGVRAIPTMFLIDRAGIVRSVTAREDYKELIPVLLAEEAPSM